From one Lotus japonicus ecotype B-129 chromosome 3, LjGifu_v1.2 genomic stretch:
- the LOC130748838 gene encoding FT-interacting protein 1-like, with amino-acid sequence MKLVVEVINAHDLMPKDGEGSASPFVEVDFGNQLSRTRTVKKNLNPTWTHKLLFHLDATKPFHRQTIEVSVYHERRPLPGRTFLGRTRIPCSNIVKEGQQVYQIFPLEKKWVLSSVKGEIGLKIYTASEAKPKAFSPIFPSELENFSASTPLQVPESITTPSLTEETDLTDSTLEADLKGEDPALDTPELTKEEVDFVSSGIDIDHEPKKESKEPVPEVVQQLDKHQVLQQPRISIKKRPQGTLSTMHSFDHRFQSSNAENYNHNDTNTQPRISIKRRPRVPQGTPLTMNSVNPQLHDQRYNLNSTNQQPRIISETPRPGSPITRQNPVNLNPQVHTNGDENYNLRDTNPQLGGRGWGSGGERFTSTYDLVEQMFYLYVRVVKAKNLPPGTITSSCSPYVEVKMGNYKGRTKHMEKKLSPEWNQVFAFSKDSIQSSFLEVFVKDKEMVGRDDYIGRVIFDLNEVPTRVPPDSPLAPQWYRLEDLRGEGKVNGDIMLAVWMGTQADDAFSDAWHSDAATVYGEGVLNIRSKVYVSPKLWYLRVNVIEAQDVIPGDRNRLPEVFVKAQVGCQVLKTKICPTSTRTTTPLWNEDLVFVAAEPFEEKLTITVEDRVHPSKDEVLGKINLPLTLFEKRLDHRPVHSRWFNLEKFGFGGLEGDRRNELKFSSRIHLRVSLEGGYHVLDESTLYISDQRPTARQLWKQPIGILEVGILGAQGLLPMKMKDGHGSTDAYCVAKYGQKWVRTRTLLDTFSPKWNEQYTWEVYDPCTVITLGVFDNCHLGGGEKTPGGNGALDSRIGKVRIRLSTLEANRIYTNSYPLLVLHPHGVKKMGELQLAVRFTALSLANMVHIYGQPLLPKMHYLHPFTVNQIDSLRYQAMNIVAARLGRAEPSLRKEVVEYMLDVDSHMWSMRRSKANFFRIMSLLSGLITMGRWFSDVCNWKNHITSILVHILFLILIFYPELILPTVFLYMFLIGLWNYRFRAKNPSHMDTKLSWAEGVHPDELDEEFDTFPTSRSHDMVRMRYDRLRTVAGRIQTIVGDIATQGERFQSLLSWRDPRATSIFVLFCLCAAVVLYAAPFRVVAMVTGLYHLRHPKFRSKLPSVPSNFFKRLPARTDSLL; translated from the coding sequence ATGAAACTGGTTGTGGAGGTTATTAATGCTCATGATCTCATGCCAAAAGATGGTGAAGGATCAGCAAGTCCTTTTGTGGAAGTAGACTTTGGAAACCAATTAAGCAGAACCAGAACTGTCAAAAAGAACCTTAACCCCACTTGGACTCACAAACTGCTCTTTCATTTAGATGCAACCAAACCTTTCCATCGCCAAACGATTGAAGTCTCGGTGTACCACGAGCGGAGGCCTCTTCCGGGCAGAACTTTCCTTGGAAGAACAAGAATTCCTTGTTCTAACATTGTCAAGGAAGGTCAACAAGTGTATCAGATTTTCCCACTAGAAAAGAAGTGGGTTTTGTCATCTGTTAAGGGTGAGATTGGCCTAAAAATATACACTGCCTCAGAGGCTAAACCTAAAGCTTTCTCCCCTATTTTCCCTTCAGAATTAGAGAATTTCTCAGCTTCCACTCCATTGCAAGTGCCAGAATCCATTACAACTCCCTCACTCACAGAAGAAACAGACCTAACTGATAGCACATTAGAAGCTGATCTCAAAGGAGAAGATCCTGCACTTGACACCCCCGAATTAACAAAAGAAGAAGTAGATTTTGTGTCTAGTGGCATTGATATTGATCAcgagccaaagaaagaaagcaaagAACCTGTCCCAGAAGTAGTTCAACAATTAGACAAACACCAAGTTCTTCAGCAGCCAAGGATTTCAATAAAGAAACGCCCTCAAGGTACTCTATCCACAATGCACTCCTTTGATCATAGATTCCAATCTAGCAATGCTGAAAACTACAATCACAATGACACCAACACACAGCCAAGGATTTCGATAAAGAGAAGACCGCGAGTACCACAAGGTACTCCATTAACAATGAACTCAGTTAATCCACAACTTCATGATCAAAGGTACAATCTCAATAGCACCAACCAACAGCCAAGGATTATATCAGAGACACCAAGACCAGGAAGTCCAATCACAAGGCAGAACCCAGTTAATCTTAATCCCCAAGTCCACACTAACGGCGATGAAAACTACAATCTCAGGGACACCAATCCACAACTTGGTGGAAGAGGGTGGGGGAGTGGTGGTGAAAGATTCACAAGCACATATGACCTTGTTGAGCAGATGTTTTATCTTTACGTTCGCGTGGTTAAAGCAAAGAATCTTCCCCCAGGTACCATCACCTCCAGCTGCAGTCCTTATGTGGAAGTGAAGATGGGGAACTACAAAGGGAGAACAAAGCACATGGAGAAGAAATTGAGCCCAGAGTGGAACCAGGTATTTGCTTTCTCCAAGGACAGCATTCAGTCTTCTTTTCTAGAAGTTTTTGTGAAAGATAAAGAAATGGTGGGTAGAGATGACTATATTGGAAGGGTGATCTTTGACCTCAATGAGGTTCCAACCAGAGTTCCACCAGATAGTCCTCTGGCTCCTCAATGGTACAGGCTTGAGGACTTAAGAGGGGAAGGCAAGGTCAATGGTGACATAATGCTTGCAGTTTGGATGGGAACACAGGCTGATGATGCTTTCTCAGATGCTTGGCATTCAGATGCTGCCACTGTCTATGGGGAGGGTGTTCTCAATATCAGATCAAAGGTTTATGTCTCTCCAAAACTGTGGTATCTCAGGGTCAATGTAATTGAAGCTCAAGATGTGATCCCCGGTGACAGAAACCGCTTACCGGAGGTTTTTGTGAAAGCTCAAGTGGGCTGCCAAGTGCTGAAGACCAAGATATGCCCCACCAGCACTAGAACAACCACTCCACTTTGGAATGAAGATTTGGTTTTTGTGGCTGCTGAGCCATTTGAGGAGAAATTGACAATCACTGTGGAGGATCGCGTGCACCCTTCAAAAGATGAGGTGCTTGGGAAGATAAACCTGCCACTGACCCTCTTTGAGAAGAGGCTAGACCACAGGCCGGTTCATTCCCGCTGGTTCAACCTTGAGAAATTTGGCTTTGGAGGGCTGGAAGGTGATAGGAGGAATGAGCTTAAATTTTCAAGCAGGATTCACCTGAGAGTTTCCCTTGAAGGTGGGTACCATGTCTTAGATGAATCCACTTTGTACATAAGTGATCAAAGACCAACAGCAAGACAGCTATGGAAGCAGCCTATTGGGATACTTGAAGTAGGCATCTTAGGAGCACAAGGGCTTCTCCCaatgaagatgaaggatggCCATGGCAGCACAGATGCATACTGTGTTGCCAAGTATGGTCAGAAATGGGTCAGAACCAGAACACTTTTGGACACTTTTAGTCCTAAATGGAATGAGCAATACACATGGGAGGTTTATGATCCTTGCACTGTGATAACATTGGGGGTTTTTGACAATTGCCATTTAGGTGGAGGTGAAAAAACTCCTGGTGGTAATGGAGCACTAGATTCAAGGATTGGAAAGGTAAGGATTAGGCTATCAACACTGGAAGCTAATAGGATTTACACCAATTCTTACCCACTTCTTGTTTTGCACCCACATGGAGTTAAGAAGATGGGTGAGCTTCAGCTAGCAGTGAGGTTCACTGCACTCTCATTAGCCAACATGGTTCATATTTATGGCCAACCTTTGCTCCCCAAGATGCACTACTTGCATCCTTTCACAGTTAACCAAATAGACAGCTTAAGGTACCAAGCCATGAACATTGTAGCTGCGAGGCTCGGCCGAGCTGAACCATCTCTGAGGAAGGAAGTGGTGGAGTACATGTTGGATGTTGATTCCCACATGTGGAGCATGAGAAGAAGCAAAGCTAACTTCTTTCGCATCATGTCGCTTTTATCTGGTTTGATCACCATGGGGAGATGGTTCAGTGATGTTTGCAATTGGAAGAACCACATCACATCAATTCTAGTTCACATTCTCTTCCTGATACTGATATTCTACCCTGAATTGATCCTGCCAACTGTGTTTCTCTACATGTTCTTGATTGGTCTTTGGAACTACAGGTTCCGGGCGAAAAACCCATCTCACATGGATACCAAACTCTCATGGGCAGAAGGTGTTCACccagatgagcttgatgaggAGTTTGACACATTCCCCACTTCGAGATCACATGACATGGTGAGAATGAGGTATGACAGGCTCAGAACTGTTGCAGGGAGGATTCAGACAATTGTGGGGGACATTGCTACTCAAGGGGAGAGATTTCAGTCTTTATTGAGCTGGAGAGACCCCAGAGCAACCAGCATCTTTGTGTTGTTTTGCTTGTGTGCCGCTGTGGTTCTCTACGCCGCGCCATTCAGAGTGGTGGCAATGGTAACAGGCTTGTACCATTTGAGACATCCAAAGTTTAGGAGCAAGCTACCTTCAGTACCAAGTAATTTCTTCAAGAGGCTCCCAGCTAGAACAGATAGTTTGCTGTGA